AGTCGTCCGACCGACTCGAGCTTCAGCGCGTGCAGGAGCTGCTCGCGCATCCGCTTCCGCTCCGAAATGTCGCGCCAGAAGATGCTCATGCCGGCCGCCGTGGGTATCGCGCGAACCTCGATCAACCGGTCGGAAAACGCGATCGAAGGGGACTCAAACTCAACCGGCACACGTTCCTGCGCGGCGCGCCTGAATTGCGCCTCCATTTGCGACGCGCGCAGTTGCGGAAAGACATCCCACATGACTTTTCCCAGCACCTCGTCCGAGCCGCGGCCCATGTAGCTGAGCCCGCGCGCGTTGACGTATCGATAGCGCCACTCATCATCCAGGTGCGCGAAGCACTCGCCCATGGTCTCCAGAATCTCGATCAGGCTCTCGTTGGCCGCGTGCGTGCGGATCGCCGCCTGACGAAACTGGCGATTCAGCGCCACGGCCGCCGTCAGCACGGATCCGCCCAGCACCAGCCCCAGCGCCGCCAGAGTCGTCGCGCTTCGCCGGCTGCCGGCCGCCTCGCCTCGCTGCCGCGAGCGGTCGTCGCGCACATCCGCCGTCGCCTGCGCGAGCAGCGCGCGGACGTCGTCCATGATGGCCTTGCCCCGCCCGGATCGAACCTGCTCGTGAGCCGCGTCCACGTCGCCGCTTCGCGCCAGGCGGACGGCATTACCCAGGTGCTCCAGCTTGGTCTCGGCCAGCGCGCCCAATCGACGGAACCGCTCCAGCAGCGCCGCATCGCCGTCCGCCGGCGCTTCGAGAACGCCGCGGGCTCGGACCAGCCGCGGGCCAGCCGCCTCCAGCAGCGAGAGATACGCTTCGTCGCCGGTCAGCAGATAGCCACGCTGGGCCGTCTCGGCGTCCACCAGCAGCGTGAGCACTTCATTCAACGAGGAAATCACGTCATAGGTGCGATCGACGCGCTCGAGCTGGTCAGACATCAACTGGAATTCGCGCCCCGCCAGCGCCGTAATCACGACCAGGACGACCAGGCTGACGACCAGCCCGGTCGACACCCACGGCCCCAGCGCCCAGCGGCGTACGCTTGAACGGGCGTCGCGCATTACGATTCCATCTCTCGCATCGTCGCGGCCTCTCAGGCAGTCGGCGAATTCCCGCGCGCTCGCGCGGACAAATGGAAACGGAAAGTCACTGCGGCCCGCGCAGTGCGCCGCGATTCCTAAACGCACTCCGCATCAACTGTCAAGCGCCGCCGCCGCCGCGCCGGCTTTCCGACCCGCGACCTCTTTCCGAGCCGCGACCTCTTTCCGAGCCGCGACCTCTTTCCGAGCCGCGACCTCTTCCCGAGCCGCGACCTCTTTCCGAGCCGCGACCGTGAGGGAGCGGAGGCTTGAAAACATCCGCTTGCTCAGGCGCGCGGCTCGGTTCGAAACGGGCTTTGCGGGGATAGCCTCTACTGCCGCAGCGCACACGCCCCGCGCACGCCGACCAAGGCGTTAAAATCCCCGCCGGCGCCGCGCGCCGCGCGGGCGCCCGGCGAGACACCCGACACCGCGGCGAGGAACCACATGAATCCATCGGCGAACAGTCGACCGGCGCGGATGCGTACCCTGCTGGCGCGCTCCTGCACCGCCATGCCGGGCGCAACCAATGCGCTCACAGCTCGCCTTATCGAGCGGATGGGCTTTGAGGCCATGTACCTCTCCGGCGCGGTGCTCGCCAACAGCGTCATCGGCGTGCCCGACACCGGCCTGACCACGCTGAGTGAGGCCGCGGCCCACGCCCGCCGCTGCGCCGCCGTCACCACCATTCCGATCATCATGGACGCCGACACCGGCTTCGGCGAATCCGAGGAAAACGCCGCCCGCACCGTGCAGGAATATGAACACGCCGGGTTGGCCGGCCTGCACTTGGAAGATCAGGAATTCCCCAAGCGCTGCGGCCATCTGCCCGGCAAGCGGCTCGTGCCGGCCGACGAGTTCTGCATCAAGCTCGCCGCCGCCGCCGCCGCCCGCCGCGACAAGGACTTCGTCATCATCGCCCGCACCGACGCCCGCGGCGTCACGACCTACGACGACGCCGTCGCCCGCGCCCACGCCTATCTGAAAGCCGGCGCCGACGCGATTTTCCCCGAAGCGCTCAAGACCCGCGAAGAATTCGCCCGTTTCGCCCGCGACCTGACACCCGCCGGCAGCTCCCTTTCCACAGGCACCCTTTCCACGGCCTCCCTTTCCACGGCCTCCTTTTCCACGGGCTCCCTTTCCACCGGCGGCGCCGGCCCCGCCCCGCTCTTAGCCAACATGACCGAATTCGGCCAGACGCCGCATTTTTCGGTCAGCGAGTTCGCCGAGATGGGCTACCGCATGGTGATCTTCCCCGTCTCGCTGCAACGCGCCGCGATGAAAGCCGTCGAGCGCGTGCTGCTCGCCATCAAGAACGACGGCGGCACGCAATCGCTGCTAGGCGACATGCAGACGCGGGAGGAGTTGTACGATCTGCTCGGGTACAAGCCGTAGGGCGGGGACATTTGTAGGGCGCGCGGAACGCTCGGCTGTGCGAACGCGCGAGCCAAAGGCCAAAAGCCGAACGTGGAATTCGACAGTCTCGCTTCCGCGTCGCAACTGCGCGCAGCGTCGCGGCAACGTCTCTCGGACACCGGCGCGTCCGCCGATGCCAAGCCAACGCACGCTCCGCGACTATAATGCGGCGAATGGCCACCCTCTCGAAGCCCGAGCTGATTTCGGCGTTGACCCGCCTGGGGCGCCTCGCCGCGGAGGCCGGCGAGCACATCGAACTGCTTCTGCTTGGCGGCGGGGCCATGGTCCTCGGGTTCTCCGCGCGTGAATCGACCCGCGACGTCGATGCCGTGATTCTGTCGCCCGCGGATCGCGCTGCGGTGCGCCGCATGATCGAAGTAGTGGGGCAGGAACGCGGCTGGCCGGCCGATTGGATGAATGACGGCGCCAAGGGTTTCCTGATCGACCCGCAGCCGGGAAACACGCTATTGTCCGTCGCCGGCCTGACCGCGCGGATTCCGATTGTCGAACAACTGCTGGCGATGAAACTCGGCGCGTGGCGAGACGACGTCGATATCAGCGACGCGCGGAGATTGCTCTCGGAACTGCGCGACACGCGCGAGGAAATCTGGG
The genomic region above belongs to Phycisphaerae bacterium RAS1 and contains:
- the prpB gene encoding Methylisocitrate lyase, encoding MNPSANSRPARMRTLLARSCTAMPGATNALTARLIERMGFEAMYLSGAVLANSVIGVPDTGLTTLSEAAAHARRCAAVTTIPIIMDADTGFGESEENAARTVQEYEHAGLAGLHLEDQEFPKRCGHLPGKRLVPADEFCIKLAAAAAARRDKDFVIIARTDARGVTTYDDAVARAHAYLKAGADAIFPEALKTREEFARFARDLTPAGSSLSTGTLSTASLSTASFSTGSLSTGGAGPAPLLANMTEFGQTPHFSVSEFAEMGYRMVIFPVSLQRAAMKAVERVLLAIKNDGGTQSLLGDMQTREELYDLLGYKP